Proteins co-encoded in one Micropterus dolomieu isolate WLL.071019.BEF.003 ecotype Adirondacks linkage group LG19, ASM2129224v1, whole genome shotgun sequence genomic window:
- the fibpa gene encoding fibroblast growth factor (acidic) intracellular binding protein a isoform X1: MAVELDVFVGNTTIMDEEVYQLWLDGYTVNDAVKVRMEGGVMEECEASADVLLSDTMDQYRTFQMCERLLHSPAKLANQLLFQIPPHRQVILIERYYTFDDSFVREVLGKKLSKGTKKDLDDISAKTGVTLKSCRRQFDNFKRVFKVVEELKGPLVENIRQHFLLSDKLARDYAAIVFFANNRFETGKRKLQYLTFQDFAFCAGQLINNWTVGAVDNMVEDMDVDLDKEFLQELKELKVLINDKDLLDQHKSLVCTALRGKTKAFTEMEANFKNLSRGLVNIAAKLTNTKDVRDFFIDLVEKFIEPCRSDRWTAADMRLYLTHYTNSAHILDTFNLLSVCLSVFWPSDIRLCGTDTWASSKAVSSKCIMTEAFSLRRFFPCFLFCLFHPAEAFLLAPPFVLSLFRLISGDEFCLLSPIIAFSLPVCNPSGPEVSVNPVCK; encoded by the exons ATGGCAGTGGAGCTGGATGTGTTCGTGGGTAACACCACAATCATGGATGAAGAGGTGTACCAGCTCTGGTTGGATGGATACACAG TGAATGATGCGGTGAAGGTACGAATGGAAGGAGGAGTGATGGAGGAGTGTGAGGCGAGTGCAGATGTTCTGCTGAGCGACACTATGGACCAGTACAGGACTTTCCAGATGTGTGAGCGTCTGCTGCACAGTCCAGCCAAACTAGCCAACCAGCTACTGTTCCAGATCCCTCCTCATCGACAAGTCATCCTCATAGAGAG ATACTATACATTTGATGATTCATTTGTCCGTGAGGTCCTGGGAAAGAAACTCTCTAAAGGAACCAAGAAAGATTTGGACGATATCAGTGCCAAGACAGGTGTGACACTGAAGAGCTGCAGACGGCAG TTTGACAACTTCAAACGTGTTTTCAAAGTTGTGGAAGAGTTGAAGGGACCCCTGGTGGAGAACATACGACAGCATTTTCTTCTCTCTGACAAGCTTGCAAG GGATTATGCTGCCATTGTATTCTTTGCCAACAATCGCTTTGAGACGGGGAAAAGAAAGCTGCAATATCTCACTTTCCAGGACTTTGCTTTCTGTGCTGGGCAGCTTATCAACAACTGGACTGTCGGGGCTGTTG ATAACATGGTGGAAGACATGGATGTGGATCTTGATAAAGAGTTTTTACAAGAGCTGAAAGAACTGAAGGTTTTAATCAATGACAAAGATCTGCTGGATCAACacaaaag tCTGGTCTGTACTGCTCTAAGAGGAAAGACTAAAGCTTTTACTGAGATGGAGGCTAATTTCAAG AATCTTTCAAGAGGTCTTGTCAACATCGCTGCAAAGTTAACCAACACAAAAGATGTCAGGGATTTCTTCATTGACCTTGTGGAGAAG TTTATTGAGCCGTGTCGTTCAGACCGATGGACAGCTGCGGACATGAGACTCTACCTCACTCACTACACCAACTCTGCACACATACTCGACACATTCAA TTTgctctccgtctgtctctctgttttctggCCCTCAGACATCAGGCTGTGTGGGACAGATACATGGGCGTCATCAAAAGCTGTATCTTCAAAATGTATCATGACTGAAGCTTTTTCTTTGCGCCGTTTCTTcccctgttttcttttctgtcttttccacCCCGCTGAAGCCTTTCTCTTAGCTCCTCCGTTTGTGCTTTCTCTGTTTCGTTTAATCAGCGGTGATGAATTCTGCTTGTTGAGCCCCATTATCGCTTTCAGCCTCCCTGTTTGCAACCCTAGTGGCCCCGAAGTGTCTGTAAATCCggtttgtaaataa
- the fibpa gene encoding fibroblast growth factor (acidic) intracellular binding protein a isoform X2, with protein MAVELDVFVGNTTIMDEEVYQLWLDGYTVNDAVKVRMEGGVMEECEASADVLLSDTMDQYRTFQMCERLLHSPAKLANQLLFQIPPHRQVILIERYYTFDDSFVREVLGKKLSKGTKKDLDDISAKTGVTLKSCRRQFDNFKRVFKVVEELKGPLVENIRQHFLLSDKLARDYAAIVFFANNRFETGKRKLQYLTFQDFAFCAGQLINNWTVGAVDNMVEDMDVDLDKEFLQELKELKVLINDKDLLDQHKSLVCTALRGKTKAFTEMEANFKNLSRGLVNIAAKLTNTKDVRDFFIDLVEKFIEPCRSDRWTAADMRLYLTHYTNSAHILDTFKHQAVWDRYMGVIKSCIFKMYHD; from the exons ATGGCAGTGGAGCTGGATGTGTTCGTGGGTAACACCACAATCATGGATGAAGAGGTGTACCAGCTCTGGTTGGATGGATACACAG TGAATGATGCGGTGAAGGTACGAATGGAAGGAGGAGTGATGGAGGAGTGTGAGGCGAGTGCAGATGTTCTGCTGAGCGACACTATGGACCAGTACAGGACTTTCCAGATGTGTGAGCGTCTGCTGCACAGTCCAGCCAAACTAGCCAACCAGCTACTGTTCCAGATCCCTCCTCATCGACAAGTCATCCTCATAGAGAG ATACTATACATTTGATGATTCATTTGTCCGTGAGGTCCTGGGAAAGAAACTCTCTAAAGGAACCAAGAAAGATTTGGACGATATCAGTGCCAAGACAGGTGTGACACTGAAGAGCTGCAGACGGCAG TTTGACAACTTCAAACGTGTTTTCAAAGTTGTGGAAGAGTTGAAGGGACCCCTGGTGGAGAACATACGACAGCATTTTCTTCTCTCTGACAAGCTTGCAAG GGATTATGCTGCCATTGTATTCTTTGCCAACAATCGCTTTGAGACGGGGAAAAGAAAGCTGCAATATCTCACTTTCCAGGACTTTGCTTTCTGTGCTGGGCAGCTTATCAACAACTGGACTGTCGGGGCTGTTG ATAACATGGTGGAAGACATGGATGTGGATCTTGATAAAGAGTTTTTACAAGAGCTGAAAGAACTGAAGGTTTTAATCAATGACAAAGATCTGCTGGATCAACacaaaag tCTGGTCTGTACTGCTCTAAGAGGAAAGACTAAAGCTTTTACTGAGATGGAGGCTAATTTCAAG AATCTTTCAAGAGGTCTTGTCAACATCGCTGCAAAGTTAACCAACACAAAAGATGTCAGGGATTTCTTCATTGACCTTGTGGAGAAG TTTATTGAGCCGTGTCGTTCAGACCGATGGACAGCTGCGGACATGAGACTCTACCTCACTCACTACACCAACTCTGCACACATACTCGACACATTCAA ACATCAGGCTGTGTGGGACAGATACATGGGCGTCATCAAAAGCTGTATCTTCAAAATGTATCATGACTGA